In Aspergillus nidulans FGSC A4 chromosome IV, a single window of DNA contains:
- a CDS encoding uncharacterized protein (transcript_id=CADANIAT00000932), with amino-acid sequence MKLTSVFSLAAAGLSSATPLFIDITPRALPNAPDGYAPVNVTCPAVRPSIRSAASLSPNETKWLEPRRKEIISPMKNLLTRLNISDFDAAAYLDRVSANSSNIPTVGIAVSGGGYRAMLNGAGALKAFDSRTANSTAESQLGGLLQSATYLSALSGGGWLVGSVFINNFTTIDALQSSDRIWDLRTNVLEGPNVKHFQLLSTAEYWSDLVEAVHSRKHAGFNTSITDYWGRALSYQFINASDGGPSYTWSSIALMDNFKNGQVPLPLLVADGRNPGELVVGSNSTVYEFSPWEFGTFDPAIYAFAPLEYLGSDFTANGSCVRGFDNAGFVMGTSSSLFNQGLLRLNSTSIPETFKKALASILEAVGQANEDIASYPNPFKGYQGSTAAISAISELNIVDGGEDGQNIPFHPLIQPARQVDVIFAIDSTANIHNWPNGKSLVRTYERSLNSTGVGNGTVFPTIPDTNTFINLGLNQRPTFFGCDAKNLTGPAPLIVYLPNAPYTHMSNTSTFDLSYSYADRDAMILNGYNVATRGNGTVDRQWPACVGCAILSRSANRTGTSLPDACTQCFQNYCWNGTIDSRQPQDYAPALMIKTSAAGTIRPWGFSVLLLALLTWTW; translated from the coding sequence ATGAAACTCACCTCAGTTTTCTCTCTGGCTGCCGCTGGCCTGAGCAGCGCAACTCCACTCTTCATCGACATCACCCCCCGAGCCCTCCCAAATGCACCCGACGGATACGCTCCGGTCAATGTCACCTGTCCGGCTGTGAGACCGTCGATCCGGAGTGCAGCAAGTCTGTCGCCAAACGAGACGAAATGGCTAGAGCCTCGTCGCAAGGAGATCATCTCGCCAATGAAAAATCTCCTCACTCGGTTGAATATTTCTGATTTCGATGCGGCGGCCTATCTTGACCGGGTATCTGCCAACTCCTCCAATATCCCTACCGTCGGGATCGCGGTCTCAGGGGGCGGATACCGGGCCATGCTGAACGGGGCTGGAGCCCTCAAGGCCTTTGATAGTCGGACAGCAAACTCGACGGCCGAGAGCCAGCTCGGCGGGCTTCTCCAGTCAGCGACGTATCTCTCAGCTCTCAGTGGAGGCGGCTGGTTGGTCGGGTctgtcttcatcaacaacttcaccACTATCGATGCACTTCAATCCAGCGATCGGATCTGGGATCTGCGGACCAATGTCCTCGAAGGGCCGAATGTCAAACACTTTCAGCTCCTGTCTACGGCAGAGTACTGGAGCGACCTGGTAGAAGCAGTTCACTCAAGGAAGCACGCCGGCTTCAACACTTCCATCACCGACTACTGGGGACGGGCGCTCTCGTACCAGTTCATTAACGCGTCAGACGGCGGGCCCAGCTACACTTGGTCGTCCATTGCGTTGATGGATAACTTTAAGAACGGCCAGGTCCCGCTGCCCCTTCTCGTAGCCGACGGCCGGAATCCAGGGGAATTGGTGGTCGGGTCGAACTCGACAGTGTATGAGTTTAGCCCGTGGGAGTTTGGCACTTTTGACCCGGCCATCTATGCCTTTGCGCCACTCGAATATCTCGGCTCCGACTTTACGGCGAATGGATCCTGTGTGAGGGGATTCGATAATGCCGGGTTCGTTATGGGCACCTCGTCTAGCCTCTTCAATCAGGGGCTACTCCGCCTGAATAGCACGTCTATCCCCGAGACCTTTAAGAAGGCGCTCGCGTCGATCCTTGAAGCAGTTGGGCAGGCAAACGAAGATATCGCCAGCTACCCGAATCCCTTCAAGGGCTATCAGGGCAGCACCGCGGCCATTTCAGCCATCAGCGAGCTCAACATCGTTGAcggcggcgaagacggccaaAACATCCCCTTTCACCCACTCATTCAGCCGGCCAGACAGGTAGACGTCATCTTCGCGATCGACTCGACGGCCAACATTCACAACTGGCCGAATGGGAAGAGCCTGGTTCGGACGTACGAGCGCAGCCTGAACTCGACCGGCGTTGGCAATGGGACGGTCTTCCCAACGATCCCAGACACCAACACCTTCATAAATCTGGGCTTGAATCAGCGGCCGACTTTCTTCGGATGCGATGCGAAGAATCTGACCGGCCCTGCACCGTTGATCGTCTACCTTCCCAATGCACCGTACACGCACATGTCGAATACCTCCACATTTGACCTGAGCTACAGCTATGCCGACCGCGACGCCATGATCCTAAACGGGTACAATGTCGCCACACGCGGAAACGGAACAGTGGATAGGCAGTGGCCTGCGTGCGTGGGGTGCGCGATTCTTAGCCGGTCTGCGAATAGGACGGGGACCTCGCTGCCCGATGCTTGCACGCAGTGCTTTCAGAACTACTGCTGGAATGGCACAATTGATAGTCGCCAGCCACAAGATTATGCGCCTGCACTCATGATCAAGACGAGTGCAGCGGGGACGATCAGGCCTTGGGGGTTTTCAGTGCTGCTATTGGCTCTGTTGACTTGGACGTGGTAG
- a CDS encoding uncharacterized protein (transcript_id=CADANIAT00000936) → MIVCRLLAGLAGGAPLTNTGGTVSDLWERNASGGPMAVYGLSSTFGPPMALVVSGYIGLNLGFRWIFWILMAITGGFWALLTLTVPETRHSIILQRKAPVRHHALPPFLFLFAEPITSFSAIYNGFLYGLVYLFNEAFPLVFGGPHGHGFNIGQQGLCFLGMAVGPLVAFALSPLQERYYLRRVAENKGRAVPEARMWMARGGSLLIPLSLFWFGWTSYSSVHWIVPIIASSFFGAGLYIVILSILNYVVDGYQTYSASALAGVILVRNIVGAGFPLFATQMYERLGYEWASSLLGFIAILLVPIPFVFFYKGEVIRLRSPWAREHFNSSEDSPH, encoded by the exons ATGATCGTCTGTCGACTCCTCGCCGGCTTGGCCGGGGGCGCGCCCTTGACCAACACCGGCGGCACGGTGAGCGACCTGTGGGAGCGCAACGCGAGCGGCGGGCCCATGGCCGTCTACGGGCTGAGCAGTACCTTTGGCCCGCCTATGGCTCTCGTGGTGAGCGGGTATATCGGCCTCAATCTCGGCTTCCGCTGGATTTTCTGGATTCTCATGGCTATCACAGGGGGCTTCTGGGCCCTTCTCACCCTCACGGTGCCTGAGACCCGGCACAGCATCATTCTGCAGCGCAAGGCCC CTGTTCGCCATCACGCTCTCCCgccctttcttttcctcttcgccgagccCATCACCAGCTTCTCTGCTATCTACAACGGCTTCCTCTACGGCCTGGTCTATCTCTTCAACGAGGCGTTCCCGCTCGTCTTTGGCGGACCGCATGGCCACGGCTTCAACATAGGGCAGCAGGGCCTCTGCTTCCTCGGCATGGCGGTCGGTCCCCTCGTTGCGTTTGCCCTATCCCCTCTGCAGGAACGCTACTATCTGCGCCGCGTTGCCGAGAACAAGGGCAGGGCCGTGCCCGAGGCGCGCATGTGGATGGCCCGCGGCGGCTCACTCCTCATCCCTCTTAGTCTGTTTTGGTTCGGGTGGACGAGCTACAGCTCTGTGCACTGGATCGTTCCCATTAtcgcttcctccttctttggTGCCGGTCTCTACATTGTCATTCTCAGCATTCTGAACTACGTCGTTGACGGGTACCAGACCTACTCTGCCTCTGCACTGGCAGGGGTCATCCTCGTCCGGAACATCGTCGGGGCTGGATTCCCGCTCTTCGCGACGCAGATGTACGAGCGACTAGGATATGAGTGGGCAAGCTCTCTCTTGGGCTTCATTGCCATCCTACTGGTACCGATCcctttcgtcttcttttACAAAGGCGAGGTTATCCGGCTGCGCAGTCCGTGGGCCAGGGAGCATTTCAATTCGAGCGAGGACAGCCCGCATTAG
- a CDS encoding flavin-containing monooxygenase (transcript_id=CADANIAT00000933), giving the protein MRSAGNTGSKQSSLRTTAALKRSRPLDQLYNYLSVLLGYFEPLETPPTSNRGRRDGSNQDLGEPQISMSSMSSICSQGYKGSLKNAQVSNDWHPGNMEATQKIMGARERPGIRQSRPEGPMAALTTMETETLVVGASWAGLWTLNLLKRRGLKVLLVDACEDVGGTWCYTRYPGCRVDTEIPLYEFSDPDLWQNWKWSQRFPSREEIQAYVSWVVDRLQLRDNILLRCRVQRAEWDESSSQWVVSLSNGDTYRTRYLVLCTGYTTVPYIPDFKGVQTFRNRVHTSGWREDIEWKNKRVGVIGSAASGLQIIETLGPQVAHLTVFQKTPNLATPMRQKEYSSEQMDDLKRQFYPEKLRQRNAMTGFYAYKNRATFDDTPAERERFYQSLWDQGGLAFWFGNYSDLLTSREANLEAYNFWRKTVHRRVADKATAEKLAPAKPPHAFGTKRPSLETSYFETFNLPNVDLVDVNEDPIVEITPEGVQTATKLHALDLLVYATGFDALTGSALAIDIIGVNGMRLGSKWDTRIDGNGVSTALGMMTGGFPNLFFPMGPQAPTALGLSPQLAEIQGEWIANCIDHVNRQGRGRVEATAEGEEQWKQEVTAAAERTLFGETNSWYMGVNIPNRKKQPLCYFGGIGRSSRKSVDRQPTLADFLLWLRQVITRRWRPLCRGQNAGSHSAKQLAEDGIPILRSDSPSSDLFPEHHGLPLLACGESWW; this is encoded by the exons ATGCGGTCCGCAGGGAACACGGGATCAAAGCAGAGTTCGCTGCGCACGACCGCAGCGCTAAAGAGGAGTCGGCCATTG GACCAGCTCTACAACTACCTGTCCGTCCTTTTAGGCTATTTCGAGCCTTTGGAGACTCCTCCAACCTCCAATCGGGGGCGCCGAGATGGGAGTAATCAGGACCTAGGAGAACCCCAgatctcgatgagctcgatgagctcgatctGTTCTCAAGGTTACAAAGGAAGTTTAAAGAACGCCCAAGTCAGCAACGATTGGCATCCCGGAAACATGGAAGCCACTCAGAAGATCATGGGTGCACGAGAAAGGCCGGGAATCCGACAAAGCAGGCCAGAAGGACCAATGGCAGCGCT TACCACCATGGAAACTGAGACCCTTGTCGTTGGAGCCAGTTGGGCTGGTCTCTGGACGCTGAACCTGCTCAAACGTCGCGGCCTGAAAGTCCTACTGGTCGATGCATGCGAGGATGTCGGCGGCACCTGGTGCTATACCCGTTACCCAGGGTGCCGGGTCGACACCGAGATTCCGCTGTACGAGTTCAGTGATCCAGACTTGTGGCAGAACTGGAAGTGGTCGCAGAGATTCCCCTCGCGGGAGGAGATCCAGGCGTACGTCTCCTGGGTTGTTGACCGTCTCCAGTTGCGAgacaacatcctcctccgaTGCCGCGTTCAGCGTGCTGAATGGGACGAGAGCTCAAGCCAGTGGGTGGTTTCGCTCTCCAACGGCGACACTTATCGGACCCGGTATCTCGTCCTCTGCACCGGTTACACAACTGTGCCGTACATCCCGGACTTCAAGGGCGTCCAGACATTCAGGAACAGAGTCCATACCTCGGGCTGGCGGGAAGATATCGAGTGGAAGAACAAGCGGGTCGGCGTGATTGGGAGCGCTGCAAGTGGCCTGCAGATCATCGAGACCCTGGGCCCCCAGGTTGCGCATCTCACGGTCTTCCAAAAGACCCCCAACCTAGCCACACCGATGCGGCAGAAGGAGTACTCCTCTGAGCAGATGGACGACCTGAAGCGCCAGTTCTACCCGGAAAAGCTGCGCCAGCGCAACGCCATGACCGGCTTCTATGCATACAAGAACCGCGCCACTTTCGACGATACCCCGGCGGAGAGAGAACGGTTCTATCAGTCTCTGTGGGACCAGGGAGGACTTGCCTTCTGGTTTGGGAACTACTCGGACCTGCTGACTTCGCGCGAAGCCAACTTGGAGGCGTACAATTTCTGGCGGAAGACCGTCCACCGTCGAGTAGCGGACAAGGCTACGGCAGAGAAACTGGCACCAGCAAAGCCACCCCATGCATTCGGGACCAAACGGCCGTCGCTGGAGACCTCCTACTTCGAGACATTCAACCTGCCGAACGTCGACCTGGTAGACGTCAACGAGGACCCCATCGTCGAGATCACGCCCGAGGGGGTCCAGACCGCCACCAAACTCCATGCCCTTGACCTCCTTGTCTATGCCACCGGCTTCGACGCCTTGACCGGCAGCGCTCTAGCGATCGATATCATCGGTGTCAACGGCATGCGGCTGGGTTCCAAGTGGGATACGCGGATCGATGGTAATGGAGTGTCGACCGCGCTGGGCATGATGACGGGAGGGTTCCCCAACCTATTCTTTCCCATGGGACCGCAAGCACCCACCGCGCTTGGTCTCAGCCCACAGCTGGCTGAGATCCAGGGCGAATGGATTGCGAATTGCATCGATCACGTCAACAGGCAGGGGCGGGGTAGGGTCGAGGCGACGGCtgaaggcgaggagcagTGGAAGCAGGAGGTCACTGCCGCCGCAGAGCGCACGCTCTTTGGCGAGACCAACTCGTGGTACATGGGGGTCAACATCCCCAACCGGAAGAAACAGCCTCTCTGTTATTTTGGAGGTATTGGCCG TTCCTCCCGAAAATCTGTCGATCGCCAGCCAACGCTGGCCGACTTCTTGCTGTGGCTCAGGCAGGTTATTACGCGCCGGTGGCGTCCTCTATGCAGGGGCCAAAACGCTGGGAGTCATTCAGCCAAACAACTCGCTGAAGATGGAATCCCCATACTGAGGTCAGATTCTCCAAGCAGTGATCTTTTTCCAGAGCATCATGGCCTTCCCCTATTAGCTTGTGGTGAATCCTGGTGGTAA
- a CDS encoding uncharacterized protein (transcript_id=CADANIAT00000934) encodes MNKSRTSTDGNCGSNSETNATCLNSTFGNCCSSKGYCGSTTAYCGEGCQLEFGTCNDASVQTVSTTGSCGATLTSNVTCLGSEYGDCCSRMGYCGGNSSYCGDGCQSEFGSCDPSSSTSSSISSSTASSSASANPNLLANLTGTGDPDSEQGVDGGLSTGAIAGISVGSAVGGLAILALLGWFFFMRRRRSTPVPEPDYKKDPSQMESVVVMGHEIAGEGAPMHEMDGQQTHEMEAKARIQVPYELPGSR; translated from the coding sequence ATGAACAaatccagaaccagcaccGACGGCAACTGCGGCTCCAATTCAGAGACCAACGCGACCTGTCTCAACTCTACGTTTGGCAACTGCTGCTCGTCCAAGGGCTACTGCGGCTCGACCACAGCCTACTGCGGCGAAGGATGCCAGCTCGAATTCGGGACCTGCAATGACGCCAGCGTGCAGACGGTCAGTACAACGGGATCGTGCGGAGCGACCTTGACGAGCAATGTCACTTGCCTGGGCAGCGAATACGGCGACTGCTGCTCGCGCATGGGATACTGTGGAGGGAATTCCAGCTACTGCGGTGATGGATGCCAGTCTGAGTTCGGGAGCTGCGaccccagctcctcgacgTCGAGTTCGATTTCGAGCTCTACTGCGAGTTCAAGTGCGAGTGCGAATCCGAATCTTCTTGCCAATCTGACTGGAACCGGCGATCCCGATTCCGAGCAGGGTGTCGACGGCGGCTTGAGTACGGGCGCCATTGCCGGTATCAGCGTCGGGTCTGCTGTGGGAGGATTGGCCATACTCGCACTTTtgggctggttcttcttcatgcggcggagaaggagcaccCCCGTGCCCGAGCCCGACTACAAGAAGGACCCGAGCCAGATGGAATCGGTGGTTGTCATGGGTCATGAGATAGCTGGAGAGGGGGCACCGATGCatgaaatggatggacaGCAGACACACGAGATGGAGGCAAAGGCACGTATCCAGGTTCCATATGAACTACCGGGCTCGCGCTGa
- a CDS encoding protein gprK (transcript_id=CADANIAT00000935), protein MGSELGITADQKPQAVYSPVAIWWVVWGCFWTAVVASGMAFLIIRRDSPIVRVRSLTLSLGGVAFLHIYYWSVQFGVMIGPLMPGDSQYWIMGTWLPCGLALFHGANSYFLHIAKMQKKYVKYSFLTDSTPDAKRQPSGLLSRFRRLDYSARVVILVAIAMFVQVFLTILMWVISRKFHSSWGAPGTEVHGPPMQQLVEQGRGWEWWPGVFWQFFWSWVVAPIVLWRSRHIHDTQGWRTQTIGCALSGLHATPMWLIALYVPAMEKVNAYWIPPQWICVSIMFLEIFTVLLPCWEVMRHQSLHKDTLEAIKQWEIRTKGANSDSKSLGSTATMVDSMMSGWKSNNESVISDSSARESILNMSALEYVLERNPTPLQRFSALNDFSGENVAFLTSIAEWKTLLPKALCEGDEAADDMTKEMVREAFNRALYIYAEFISTRHAEFPVNISSQDLKKLDNIFETPARILYGDEKAEVDPATPFNNPGMPSPTNSNFSESSVAAIKNRAQYMGEIPKGFTAGVFDDAENSIKYLVLTNTWPKFVKRQRRISTESTETLNAGNTAEFV, encoded by the exons ATGGGGTCCGAGCTTGGAATCACGGCCGACCAGAAGCCGCAGGCCGTCTACAGTCCCGTCGCCATCTGGTGGGTGGTCTGGGGCTGTTTCTGGACTGCGGTCGTCGCCTCGGGCATGGCCTTCCTTATCATCCGCCGCGACTCGCCCATTGTGCGTGTCCGCAGTCTCACTCTCTCACTCGGGGGGGTCGCGTTCCTGCACATCTACTACTGGTCGGTGCAGTTCGGCGTCATGATCGGACCGCTGATGCCGGGCGACTCCCAGTACTGGATCATGGGCACCTGGTTGCCCTGCGGTCTGGCCCTGTTCCACGGAGCGAACAGCTACTTCTTGCATATTGcgaagatgcagaagaagtaCGTCAAGTACAGCTTCTTGACCGACTCAACGCCCGACGCCAAGCGCCAGCCCTCAGGCCTGCTCAGCCGATTCCGCCGTCTCGACTACTCAGCGCGCGTTGTTATCCTGGTGGCCATCGCCATGTTTGTCCAG GTCTTTCTTACGATCCTGATGTGGGTCATCTCGCGCAAGTTCCACAGCTCCTGGGGCGCTCCTGGCACCGAGGTGCACGGCCCCCCGATGCAGCAGCTCGTCGAGCAAGGCCGCGGCTGGGAGTGGTGGCCTGGTGTTTTCTGGCAGTTCTTCTGGTCCTGGGTGGTCGCGCCTATCGTGCTGTGGCGCTCGCGTCACATTCACGACACCCAGGGCTGGCGCACCCAGACAATCGGCTGCGCGCTTTCTGGTCTGCACGCGACTCCTATGTGGCTCATCGCTCTTTACGTTCCTGCTATGGAGAAGGTCAACGCTTACTGGATTCCTCCTCAGTG GATCTGCGTTTCCATTATGTTCCTCGAAATCTTCACCGTCCTACTCCCTTGTTGGGAGGTCATGCGTCACCAGTCCCTGCACAAGGACACCCTCGAGGCGATCAAGCAGTGGGAGATCCGCACCAAAGGCGCCAACTCGGACAGCAAGTCGCTCGGTTCGACGGCCACAATGGTTGACTCGATGATGTCCGGCTGGAAATCCAACAACGAGTCCGTCATCAGCGACAGCAGCGCCCGCGAGAGCATCCTTAACATGAGCGCCCTCGAGTACGTCCTCGAACGCAACCCGACGCCCCTGCAGCGCTTCTCCGCCCTAAACGACTTTTCCGGCGAGAACGTCGCGTTCCTCACAAGCATCGCCGAGTGGAAGACCCTTCTGCCCAAGGCGCTGTGCGAGGGCGACGAGGCGGCCGACGACATGACGAAAGAGATGGTCCGCGAAGCCTTCAACCGGGCCTTGTACATCTACGCCGAGTTCATCAGCACCCGCCACGCCGAATTTCCCGTCAACATTTCTTCCCAAGAtctcaagaagctggataaCATCTTCGAAACGCCCGCTCGCATCCTATACGGAGACGAAAAGGCCGAGGTTGATCCTGCCACTCCCTTTAACAACCCCGGCATGCCGTCGCCTACCAACTCCAACTTCTCCGAATCCTCAGTCGCCGCCATCAAGAATCGCGCTCAGTACATGGGCGAGATCCCCAAGGGCTTCACTGCAGGCGTGTTCGACGACGCCGAGAACAGCATCAAGTATCTCGTGCTCACTAACACATGGCCGAAGTTCGTTAAACGCCAGAGGCGGATATCCACCGAATCGACCGAGACGCTGAACGCAGGCAACACCGCCGAGTTTGTGTAA